The following proteins are encoded in a genomic region of Haemorhous mexicanus isolate bHaeMex1 chromosome 11, bHaeMex1.pri, whole genome shotgun sequence:
- the TNNC1 gene encoding troponin C, slow skeletal and cardiac muscles: MDDIYKAAVEQLTEEQKNEFKAAFDIFVLGAEDGCISTKELGKVMRMLGQNPTPEELQEMIDEVDEDGSGTVDFDEFLVMMVRCMKDDSKGKTEEELSDLFRMFDKNADGYIDLEELKIMLQATGETITEDDIEELMKDGDKNNDGRIDYDEFLEFMKGVE, from the exons ATGGATGACATTTACAAGGCGGCG GTTGAGCAGCTGACAGAAGAGCAAAAAAATG AGTTCAAGGCTGCCTTTGACATCTTCGTGCTGGGGGCAGAGGATGGCTGCATCAGCAccaaggagctggggaaggtgaTGAGGATGCTGGGGCAGAACCCCACccctgaagagctgcaggagatgATAGATGAGGTGGATGAAGATG GCAGCGGCACTGTGGACTTTGATGAGTTCCTGGTTATGATGGTGAGGTGTATGAAAgatgacagcaaaggaaaaactgaagaGGAACTCTCAGACCTCTTCAGGATGTTTGATAA aAACGCTGATGGCTACATCGACCTTGAGGAGCTGAAGATCATGCTGCAGGCAACAGGAGAGACCATCACTGAGGATGACATAGAGGAACTGATGAAAGATGGGGATAAAAACAATGACGGCAGGATTGACTATGATG AGTTCCTGGAGTTTATGAAGGGGGTTGAATAA
- the RPL29 gene encoding large ribosomal subunit protein eL29, translating into MAKSKNHTTHNQSRKWHRNGIKKPKTHRYESLKGVDPKFLRNMRFAKKHNKKGLKKMQANNAKQAAQQAAQQKKD; encoded by the exons ATGGCCAAGTCCAAGAACCACACCACGCACAACCAGT CCCGTAAGTGGCACAGAAACGGCATCAAGAAGCCCAAAACCCATAGATACGAGTCTCTCAAAGGG GTTGATCCCAAGTTTCTGAGGAACATGAGATTTGCAAAGAAACACAACAAGAAGGGGCTGAAGAAGATGCAGGCCAACAATGCCAAGCAGGCAGCTCAGcaggctgctcagcagaaaaAGGACTGA